From the genome of Globicephala melas chromosome 11, mGloMel1.2, whole genome shotgun sequence, one region includes:
- the H1-10 gene encoding histone H1.10, with translation MSVELEEALPLTTAEGAAKKAAKAGGSTSLSPSKKRKNSKKKNQPGKYSQLVVETIRRLGERNGSSLAKIYAEAKKVAWFDQQNGRTYLKYSIKALVQNDTLLQVKGTGANGSFKLNRKKLEGGGERRGAPAPASAPAPAAHKAKKAAPSAAPARRADKKPAKGPQPEKRSHKKGAASKKDKGSKAKKAAAAGGKKVKKAAKPSVPKVPKGRK, from the coding sequence ATGTCTGTGGAGCTGGAGGAGGCCCTGCCGCTAACGACCGCCGAGGGGGCGGCCAAGAAGGCGGCCAAGGCCGGTGGCTCGACCTCGCTGTCCCCgtccaaaaaaaggaagaatagcaAGAAGAAGAACCAACCAGGAAAATACAGCCAGCTGGTGGTGGAGACCATCCGCCGACTGGGCGAGCGCAACGGCTCGTCGCTGGCCAAGATCTACGCGGAGGCCAAGAAGGTGGCATGGTTCGACCAGCAAAACGGGCGCACCTACCTCAAGTATTCCATCAAGGCGCTGGTGCAAAACGATACACTGCTGCAGGTGAAGGGCACTGGCGCCAACGGTTCCTTCAAGCTCAACCGCAAGAAGCTGGAGGGCGGCGGGGAGCGGCGCGGAGCCCCAGCGCCCGCCTCCGCCCCGGCGCCTGCTGCGCATAAGGCCAAGAAGGCGGCCCCGAGCGCGGCCCCTGCGCGGCGCGCGGACAAGAAGCCCGCCAAGGGCCCGCAGCCCGAGAAGCGCTCGCACAAGAAGGGTGCCGCCTCCAAGAAGGACAAAGGCAGCAAGGCCAAGAAGGCGGCAGCCGCGGGCGGCAAGAAGGTGAAGAAGGCGGCCAAGCCCAGCGTGCCCAAAGTGCCCAAGGGCCGCAAGTGA